The sequence TGAGCGTGCATCGGGCTTGAGCGCGTAAATGCGCGACTGGTTCGAAATCTGCGCGGCCTGCACGCCAATGTCGAGAATGATCACGCCGACCACGAGCCCGGCGATACTCTTCGCCGACGCGCCAAATACCACGAACGAAATGGCCACCAGCGCGATCGATACGGTGATGATCGACTGCGGTCCGCGCTTGTCCGCGAACTTGCCGGCGAGCGGCGCGGCCATCGCGCCGGCCGCGCCGACGATCCCGAACAGCCCCGCGGCCTGCGGCCCGAGATGGAACGGCGCACCGGCCAGCAGCAAGGCCAGCACCGACCAGAAAATACTGAACGCGCCGAACATCGCCGCGCCGGTCAGCGACGCCTCGCGCAGCGCGCGATGCTCGACGATCAGATGCCACATCGACACCAGCAACTTGCCGTAGGGCAGCGTCGAAGTCGGCTGACTCTTCGGCAGACGCAGAATGATCACGACCGCCAGCACCAGCAACGCAACGACCGACACCGCGAACACCGCGCGCCATCCAAAGTATTCGGCGACGAGACCGGCGGCCGTTCGTGCCAGCAGAATCCCCAGCAGCAGACCGCTCATCACCGTGCCGACCGCGTGACCGCGCTCGGCCGGCGGCGCGAGTTCCGCGGCGAACGGCACGGCCTGTTGCGCGATGGTGGCGAGCACACCGATCGCCAGACTCGCGCCGATCAGCACCGTCAGCGTCGGCGCCGCAGCGGCCACGACCAGCGCGATACACATGCCGACGATTTGCAGCAGGATCAGCCGGCGTCGATCGAAACGGTCACCGAGCGGCGCCAGCAGCAGCATGCCGGCGGCGTAGCCGAGTTGCGTGACGGCCGGTACCGCGCCGACCCACGACGCGCCGGTCGGAAACGACTGGCGGAAATTGTCGAGCAGCGGCTGGTTGTAATAGATGTTCGCGACCGACACACCGGCGATGGTCGCGAGCAGAAACAGCAGACCGCGCAGCGACCGGTCGGCGGTAGCGGGAGAAGACGGGTTGGGTGTGGACATGAGAGGCGACGTTCGACGGACCGGCCCATGCGCGGTCCTTGAGCGTGCCGATCATACCGGAGCAGGGCGGATCGTGCTGACGGTGCCGACGACCGCGTGATGCGTTTGCCCCGCGCCGGGAAGGCGCGGGGTCGAGCGAATCAGTCGATCAACGCGCCTTCCGGTTCATAGAACGGATACGGCCCGTCGGAGGCCTCGACATACGCGTGATGCGTGACGATACCCGTCGCCGGATCGTAGCGATGCAACGCGTACGCGGGCGGCTCCATCGTAAACGCGGACGGCGCGTCGTCGCGTAGATCGAGCGTGACCTGATGCGCGGGCGCCGGCACTGCGGAGGCGATCGTGCCGCCGAAGCGCACGAACATCGGCCGATGCACATGGCCGCAGATCACCCGCTCCACATTCGGATAACGCGCGATCAACGCGGCGAGTTTGTCGGCCGCCGCCGGGTCGAGCCGCAATTCGTCCATATGGCCGATGCCGCACACGAACGGCGGATGATGCAACGCGACCACGGTCGGCTTGCCTTGCGCCGCGTCGAGTTGCGTTGCGAGCCACGCGAGCCGCGCATCGCACAGCAAGCCGGCGCTTTGACCCGGCACCATCGAATCGAGCGCGATCAGGCGCAGCGGGCCGAGATCCACCGCGTAGTGCACGAACTCGCCGCCGCTCTGCAATTCCGCGCGATCCGGAAATGCCGCGCGCAAGGCGGTGCGTTCGTCGTGATTGCCGACCAGCATGAAGTAGGGAATCTCGAGCGGTGCGAGCAGCGCTTTGAGGTACTCGTACTGTTCAGGATCGCCCTGGTCGACGAGGTCGCCGGTCATGATCACGGCATCGGGACGCGGTTCGAGCGCGTTGAGCGCGGCGACGCAGCGCGCCAGATGCGCGCCGGTATCGACGCGGCGGTAAGCGAGCGCGCCCGGCCGTTTGATATGCAGGTCGCTAATTTGAGCCAGCAGCATGGGGTAGTCCCTTTTTATAGCGCGCTAGTAGAGCAGCGCGATGTCGTCAAGATAGCGCAATCAGCGCGCCTTGCGCGATCGAGATGCCGACCGGCGTGCCGCGCGCCAATTCGACGCGGCCCGCGACGTCGATCAGCAACGCGTCCGGTGCGGCGCCGCCGATCGTCAGACGGGTGCGCTCGCCGAGAAACGCCGTGCTTTCAACGTGACCGCGCAATTGCGCGTTGGCCGGATCGGCGAGATACGCGTCTTCCGGCCGGAAGAAAATCTCGTGCGCGGCGTTGCCTAACGAGGAGGGCAGCGGCACCGCACCGCCGGTGGTCGTTAGCATGCCATCGCGGCGTTCGCCGGCCAGACGGTTGATCGTGCCGACGAACTGCGCGACCGTGCGATTCGCGGGCCGATAGTAGATGTCGCGCGGCGAACCGATCTGCTCGATGCGCCCCGCGCTCATCACGACGATACGGTCGCCGAGTTCCATCGCTTCGGCCTGATCGTGTGTTACGTAGACGGTCGTAATGCCCAACTCGCGCAACAGCGTGTTCATCTCGCTGCGCAAGGTGTCGCGCAAACGCGCGTCGAGGGCGGTGAGCGGTTCGTCGAGCAGCAGCACGCGCGGCTGCACCGCGAGCGCGCGGGCCAGCGCGACGCGCTGACGCTGGCCGCCGGACAACTGGTCGATCGGTTTGTCGGCGTGCGCGGTGAGACGCATCATCGCGAGTAATTCGTCGACGCGCTGGCGCGCGGTGTCCGCGGCCGTGCGCCGGATCTTCAGGCCATAGCCGATGTTGCCGCGCACCGTCAGGTTCGGGAACAGCGCGTAGCTCTGGAACACCATGCCGACCTGGCGTTTTTCGATCGGCAGCGCGGTGACGTCTTCGTCACCGAACGCGATGCGGCCACCTGCGTCCGGTGTTTCGAGACCCGCGATCATGCGCAGCGTCGTGGTCTTGCCGCAGCCGGACGGCCCGAGCAACACCAGCGTTTCACCCGCGCCGATCTGCAGATCGAGCGGTTCGAGTACGCGCGTGCCGCGAAACGTTTTCGCGCACTGCGCGAGCGTAATGGGAACGGAGGCGAGTTTCATGGCGTGGACGTGGGTGTTGACTTGATGATGGACTTCGATGCCGAGGCCGCGCTGCGTTTTTTCGCCGCGCTGCGCTGACCGGTCGCATCGACGCCGAGCCATTGCATCGCGACGAGCAGCGGCATCGTCATGATGAAAAACAGAATCGTGTACGCGCTGCCGATCTCGATGCGCAACGACGCGTAGGTGTCGGCGAGGCCGACCGGCAGCGTCTTGGTGTCGGGCGTGTGCAGCATCCAGGTGAGATTGAATTCGCCGATCGACAACGTCACGACCGCCAGCGCGCCGGCCACGATGCCCGGCCGCGCGTTCGGCAGCACGACCGTCACGAAGCGCTGCCAGAAGCTCGCGCCGAGACTCGCCGCGCCTTCTTCGAGCGTGCGCAGATCGCTGCTCGCGCAGACCGCGGCGACCGCGCGCACCATGAAGGGCAGCGTGAACACCACATGCCCGACCACGATGAAGGCCACGCTCATGCGGAACATCGTGAAGCCGCCGTAGACCACCAGCAGGGCGAGCGCGGACGCGAGACCGGGCAGCGCGATCGGCAGCACCAGAAATTCTTCGATGATCCGTGACAGCCGCGTCTTGCTGCGCGCGAGCACATAGCCGGCAGGCACGCCGGTCAGCAGCGTGATGAACAGGGTCGCCGCCGCGACTTCGAGCGACAGGAACACCGAGTCGTGATACTGCGTCCACACTTCGACGAGCCAGCGCAGTGTGAGTCCGCTCGACACGCCTTTGAAGTAGTTGACCGTCAGCCCCGCCATGATCGACATGATGACGGGCACGATCAGAAACGCGCACAGCAGCAGCGTAACGAGCCACTGGCCGGCCGCGAGCCAGCTTCTCGATGTCGGCAGCTTGAAGCGCGAGCGCGGTTTCACGGCTGGCTGTTGTAACGAAGCAGGGAGGGAGTTCATCGAAGACGCAGGGTCCGGTGATTGGGTTGCCCCGGGTTTGACGATGCCGCTCATGCGCTTGCCGCCACGGCCGAACCGCTCACGCTGCGCGCAAAGGCCAGTACCGCCCACGTGACGATGCCGAGCACGATCGAGAGGCCGGCCGCCGTCACCATGTTCGCGTTCAGCGTGAACTCGGTGTAGATGGTCATGGGCAGCACGTCGATGTCGGTGGCGAGCGTGAAGGCTGTGCCGAACGCGCCCATCGAAGTCGCGAAGCACACCGCGCCGGCCGCGATCAGACCCGGCGACAGCGCGGGCAGCACGATGTCGCGCGTAATCCGCCACGGCGACGCGCCGAGCGAACGCGCGGCTTCTTCGAGTGACGCGTCGAGCTTGGTGGCCGACGCCATCACCGTGACGATCACGCGCGGAATCGAGAAATACAGGTAGCCGAGAAACAGACCGCTCATCGAATACGCGAACACCCAGCGGTCGCCGGTGAGTTTGAGCGAGAGCGCGCCGATCAGCCCCTGGCGTCCCGCCAGCATGATCACCATGAAGCCGACCACCACGCCGGGAAACGCCAGCGGAAACGTGAGCAGCGCGAGCAGCGTGCGCTTGAGCGGAAACTCGCGGCGCGCCAGCAGCAAGCCGGCGATCACCGACAGCACGAGCGTCGCCGCCGTGACCGCCGCCGAGAGCAGCACCGTCGCGCCGAGGCTCGACATGTAGCGCGGGTTCGTCAGCATCGCGCGATAGGTGGCGAAGGCGTGACCGTCGCCGCTCAGTTGCGCGAGCGCGCCCATCGGCAACAGCCAGAACGCGATGAACACCGCCAGCGCCGGCGCGATCAACGCAATGCGCCAGCGCAGCG is a genomic window of Paraburkholderia bryophila containing:
- a CDS encoding MFS transporter; its protein translation is MSTPNPSSPATADRSLRGLLFLLATIAGVSVANIYYNQPLLDNFRQSFPTGASWVGAVPAVTQLGYAAGMLLLAPLGDRFDRRRLILLQIVGMCIALVVAAAAPTLTVLIGASLAIGVLATIAQQAVPFAAELAPPAERGHAVGTVMSGLLLGILLARTAAGLVAEYFGWRAVFAVSVVALLVLAVVIILRLPKSQPTSTLPYGKLLVSMWHLIVEHRALREASLTGAAMFGAFSIFWSVLALLLAGAPFHLGPQAAGLFGIVGAAGAMAAPLAGKFADKRGPQSIITVSIALVAISFVVFGASAKSIAGLVVGVIILDIGVQAAQISNQSRIYALKPDARSRVNTVYMVAYFIGGAFGSGVGAFVWPMFGWLGVSVAGLAFAGLAAWNHLALPARAKRQGLL
- a CDS encoding phosphodiesterase — protein: MLLAQISDLHIKRPGALAYRRVDTGAHLARCVAALNALEPRPDAVIMTGDLVDQGDPEQYEYLKALLAPLEIPYFMLVGNHDERTALRAAFPDRAELQSGGEFVHYAVDLGPLRLIALDSMVPGQSAGLLCDARLAWLATQLDAAQGKPTVVALHHPPFVCGIGHMDELRLDPAAADKLAALIARYPNVERVICGHVHRPMFVRFGGTIASAVPAPAHQVTLDLRDDAPSAFTMEPPAYALHRYDPATGIVTHHAYVEASDGPYPFYEPEGALID
- a CDS encoding ABC transporter ATP-binding protein, translating into MKLASVPITLAQCAKTFRGTRVLEPLDLQIGAGETLVLLGPSGCGKTTTLRMIAGLETPDAGGRIAFGDEDVTALPIEKRQVGMVFQSYALFPNLTVRGNIGYGLKIRRTAADTARQRVDELLAMMRLTAHADKPIDQLSGGQRQRVALARALAVQPRVLLLDEPLTALDARLRDTLRSEMNTLLRELGITTVYVTHDQAEAMELGDRIVVMSAGRIEQIGSPRDIYYRPANRTVAQFVGTINRLAGERRDGMLTTTGGAVPLPSSLGNAAHEIFFRPEDAYLADPANAQLRGHVESTAFLGERTRLTIGGAAPDALLIDVAGRVELARGTPVGISIAQGALIALS
- a CDS encoding ABC transporter permease, producing MNSLPASLQQPAVKPRSRFKLPTSRSWLAAGQWLVTLLLCAFLIVPVIMSIMAGLTVNYFKGVSSGLTLRWLVEVWTQYHDSVFLSLEVAAATLFITLLTGVPAGYVLARSKTRLSRIIEEFLVLPIALPGLASALALLVVYGGFTMFRMSVAFIVVGHVVFTLPFMVRAVAAVCASSDLRTLEEGAASLGASFWQRFVTVVLPNARPGIVAGALAVVTLSIGEFNLTWMLHTPDTKTLPVGLADTYASLRIEIGSAYTILFFIMTMPLLVAMQWLGVDATGQRSAAKKRSAASASKSIIKSTPTSTP
- a CDS encoding ABC transporter permease, which gives rise to MNDITFPLRWRIALIAPALAVFIAFWLLPMGALAQLSGDGHAFATYRAMLTNPRYMSSLGATVLLSAAVTAATLVLSVIAGLLLARREFPLKRTLLALLTFPLAFPGVVVGFMVIMLAGRQGLIGALSLKLTGDRWVFAYSMSGLFLGYLYFSIPRVIVTVMASATKLDASLEEAARSLGASPWRITRDIVLPALSPGLIAAGAVCFATSMGAFGTAFTLATDIDVLPMTIYTEFTLNANMVTAAGLSIVLGIVTWAVLAFARSVSGSAVAASA